A stretch of the Pseudomonas helvetica genome encodes the following:
- the astB gene encoding N-succinylarginine dihydrolase has product MKSYEVNFDGLVGPTHNYGGLSYGNVASQSNSQQSSNPKEAALQGLAKMKALMEMGFQQGVLAPQERPDVGALRSLGFSGTDAQVIEQAAKQAMPLLVASCSASSMWVANAATVSPSADTADGRVHFTAANLNCKYHRSIEHPTTSRVLGAMFADQKHFAHHAALPAVAQFGDEGAANHTRFCREYGEAGVEFFVFGRSAFDTRYPAPQKYPARQTLEASQAVARLHGLSEDGVVFAQQNPSVIDQGVFHNDVIAVGNGEALFYHEDAFLDTEQMLAELSAKLAKRGGQFKAICVPRSQVSVEDAVRSYLFNSQLLSRADGSMLLIVPQECQNNPRVWQYLQELTSSGGLIREVKVFDLKQSMQNGGGPACLRLRVALNETELAAVNPGVIMTPPLYGTLTQWVDKHYRDRMTESDLADPQLLLECRTALDELTQILKLGAVYPFQIN; this is encoded by the coding sequence ATGAAATCCTATGAAGTCAATTTTGACGGTCTAGTGGGGCCGACCCATAACTACGGCGGTCTGTCCTACGGCAACGTCGCGTCCCAGAGCAACAGCCAGCAGTCTTCCAATCCGAAGGAAGCAGCGCTGCAAGGCCTGGCGAAAATGAAAGCGCTGATGGAAATGGGCTTTCAGCAAGGCGTTCTCGCGCCGCAAGAACGTCCGGATGTCGGCGCGCTGCGTAGCCTGGGTTTCAGCGGCACCGACGCTCAAGTAATCGAGCAGGCGGCCAAACAGGCGATGCCGTTGCTGGTTGCCAGCTGCTCGGCGTCGAGCATGTGGGTGGCCAACGCCGCCACCGTCAGCCCGAGCGCTGATACCGCCGACGGTCGCGTGCATTTCACCGCCGCCAACCTCAACTGCAAATACCACCGCAGCATCGAGCACCCGACCACCAGCCGCGTGCTGGGAGCCATGTTCGCCGACCAGAAACACTTCGCCCACCACGCAGCGTTGCCTGCCGTGGCGCAGTTCGGTGATGAAGGCGCAGCCAACCACACACGCTTCTGCCGTGAATACGGCGAAGCCGGTGTCGAGTTCTTCGTGTTCGGTCGTAGCGCGTTCGATACCCGCTACCCGGCACCGCAGAAGTACCCGGCGCGTCAGACCCTCGAAGCGTCGCAAGCGGTTGCCCGTCTGCATGGCTTGAGCGAAGACGGTGTGGTGTTCGCCCAGCAGAATCCTTCGGTGATCGACCAGGGCGTGTTCCACAACGACGTGATCGCGGTGGGTAACGGCGAAGCGCTGTTCTATCACGAGGACGCATTCCTCGACACCGAGCAAATGCTGGCTGAACTGTCGGCCAAGCTGGCCAAGCGTGGCGGTCAGTTCAAGGCGATCTGTGTTCCACGTTCCCAGGTGTCGGTCGAAGACGCCGTGCGTTCTTACCTGTTCAACAGCCAGTTGCTCTCGCGCGCTGACGGTTCGATGCTGCTGATCGTGCCGCAAGAGTGCCAGAACAACCCGCGCGTCTGGCAGTACCTGCAAGAGCTGACCAGCTCTGGCGGCCTGATTCGCGAAGTGAAAGTCTTCGATCTCAAGCAAAGCATGCAGAACGGCGGTGGCCCGGCTTGCCTGCGGTTACGTGTCGCACTGAATGAAACCGAGCTGGCGGCGGTCAACCCAGGGGTTATCATGACCCCGCCGTTGTATGGCACGCTGACCCAATGGGTCGACAAGCACTACCGTGACCGCATGACCGAAAGCGATCTGGCGGACCCACAATTGTTGCTTGAGTGCCGGACGGCACTGGATGAACTGACGCAAATCCTTAAACTGGGCGCGGTTTATCCATTCCAGATCAATTGA
- the astA gene encoding arginine N-succinyltransferase, which yields MIVRPVRSSDLPALIDLARSTGTGLTTLPANEERLAHRVGWAEKTFRGEAGRGDADYLFVLEDDNGRVVGISAIAGAVGLREPWYNFRVGLTVSASQELNIYREIPTLFLANDLTGNSELCSLFLHADYRSGLNGRMLAKARMLFIAEFPQLFGNKIIAEMRGVSDEAGRSPFWESLGRHFFKMEFSQADYLTGVGNKAFIAELMPKFPLYTCFLSEDARNVIGKVHPDTEPALAMLKSEGFSYQGYVDIFDAGPAVECETGKIRAVRDSQALVLAIGTPGDDATPFLIHNRKREDCRITAAPARFAAGTLVVDPLTAKRLQLNAGDQVRAVPLSAARESK from the coding sequence ATGATCGTTCGTCCCGTACGCAGCAGCGATTTACCCGCGCTGATCGACCTGGCCCGCAGCACCGGCACCGGCCTGACCACCTTGCCGGCCAACGAAGAGCGTCTGGCTCATCGGGTTGGCTGGGCCGAAAAGACCTTTCGCGGCGAAGCGGGGCGCGGCGACGCGGACTACCTGTTCGTGCTCGAAGACGATAACGGTCGCGTGGTGGGAATTTCCGCGATTGCCGGCGCTGTCGGCCTGCGTGAGCCTTGGTACAACTTTCGGGTCGGTCTGACCGTCAGCGCGTCGCAAGAGCTGAACATCTACCGGGAAATCCCGACGCTGTTCCTGGCCAACGACCTGACCGGTAATTCCGAGTTGTGCTCGTTGTTCCTGCACGCCGATTACCGTTCCGGCCTCAATGGCCGCATGCTGGCCAAGGCGCGGATGCTGTTCATCGCCGAATTCCCGCAGCTGTTCGGCAACAAGATCATCGCCGAAATGCGCGGTGTGTCCGATGAGGCCGGCCGCTCGCCGTTCTGGGAAAGCCTGGGTCGGCACTTCTTCAAAATGGAATTCAGCCAGGCCGATTACCTGACGGGCGTGGGCAACAAGGCGTTCATCGCCGAGCTGATGCCGAAATTCCCGTTGTACACCTGCTTCCTCTCTGAAGACGCGCGCAATGTGATCGGCAAGGTTCACCCTGACACCGAGCCGGCGCTGGCGATGCTCAAGAGCGAAGGCTTCAGCTACCAGGGTTACGTCGACATCTTCGACGCAGGTCCCGCCGTTGAATGCGAAACCGGCAAGATCCGCGCGGTCCGCGACAGCCAGGCGCTGGTACTGGCCATCGGCACTCCGGGTGATGACGCGACACCATTTTTGATTCACAACCGTAAACGCGAAGACTGCCGGATCACTGCCGCTCCCGCACGCTTTGCCGCCGGTACCCTGGTGGTCGACCCGTTGACCGCCAAACGTCTTCAACTCAATGCCGGCGATCAAGTACGTGCCGTGCCGTTGTCTGCTGCTCGGGAGTCGAAATAA
- the aruF gene encoding arginine/ornithine succinyltransferase subunit alpha, whose product MLVMRPAQMADLGEVQRLAADSPIGVTSLPDDVERLSDKIAASEASFAAEVSFNGEESYFFVLEDTATGKLVGCSAIVASAGYSEPFYSFRNETFVHASRELKIHNKIHVLSQCHDLTGNSLLTSFYVLPELVGSPWAELNSRGRLLFVASHPERFADSVVTEIVGYSDENGDSPFWDAIGRNFFDLNYAEAERLCGLKSRTFLAELMPHYPIYVPLLPDAAQEAMGQVHPRAQITFDILMREGFETDHYIDIFDGGPTLHARVSGIRSIAQSRVVPVKIGEPVKGAGRQYLVANAQLQDYRAVLLELDYAPGKPVTLDLEAAEALGVGEGASVRLVAV is encoded by the coding sequence ATGCTGGTGATGCGCCCCGCGCAAATGGCTGATCTGGGCGAGGTACAGCGTCTGGCTGCGGACAGCCCGATTGGTGTCACCTCCTTGCCGGATGATGTCGAACGCTTGAGCGACAAGATCGCCGCAAGCGAAGCGTCGTTCGCTGCCGAGGTCAGCTTCAACGGTGAAGAAAGCTATTTCTTCGTCCTCGAAGACACCGCCACCGGCAAACTGGTGGGCTGCTCGGCCATCGTCGCGTCGGCCGGCTATTCGGAGCCGTTCTACAGCTTCCGTAATGAAACCTTCGTGCACGCCTCTCGCGAGCTGAAGATTCATAACAAGATTCATGTGCTCTCCCAGTGCCACGACCTGACCGGCAACAGCCTGCTGACCAGTTTCTACGTGCTGCCGGAGCTGGTCGGTTCGCCTTGGGCGGAACTCAACTCTCGCGGTCGCCTGCTGTTCGTCGCCAGCCATCCGGAGCGTTTCGCGGACTCAGTGGTCACCGAGATCGTCGGCTACAGCGACGAAAATGGCGATTCGCCGTTCTGGGATGCCATCGGTCGCAACTTCTTCGACCTCAACTACGCTGAAGCCGAGCGTCTGTGCGGGCTCAAGAGCCGGACCTTTCTCGCTGAACTGATGCCGCATTACCCGATCTACGTGCCGCTGCTGCCGGACGCCGCCCAAGAGGCGATGGGCCAGGTGCACCCACGGGCGCAGATCACCTTCGACATCCTGATGCGCGAAGGCTTCGAGACTGATCACTACATCGACATTTTCGACGGCGGCCCGACCCTGCACGCACGTGTCTCGGGGATCCGTTCGATCGCCCAGAGCCGTGTGGTGCCGGTGAAAATCGGTGAGCCGGTCAAAGGTGCCGGTCGTCAGTACCTGGTGGCCAATGCTCAGTTGCAGGATTACCGCGCGGTATTGCTCGAGCTGGATTATGCGCCGGGCAAACCGGTAACCCTGGATCTTGAAGCCGCCGAGGCCTTGGGTGTCGGTGAAGGTGCCAGCGTGCGCCTGGTGGCAGTTTAA
- a CDS encoding aspartate aminotransferase family protein, which yields MSVEHAAVQRADFDQVMVPNYAPAAFIPVRGAGSRVWDQSGRELIDFAGGIAVNVLGHAHPALVGALTEQANKLWHVSNVFTNEPALRLAHKLIDATFAERVFFCNSGAEANEAAFKLARRVAHDRFGSEKYEIIAALNSFHGRTLFTVNVGGQSKYSDGFGPKITGITHVKFNDLDALKAAISDKTCAVVLEPIQGEGGVLPADLAYLQGARELCTQHNALLIFDEVQTGMGRSGELFAYQHYGVTPDILTSAKSLGGGFPIAAMLTTEDLAKHLVVGTHGTTYGGNPLACAVAEAVIDVVNTPEVLNGVKAKHDLFKTRLEQIGAKYGLFTQVRGLGLLLGCVLSEAWKGKAKDVFNAAEREGLMILQAGPDVIRFAPSLVVEDADIEEGLERFERAVAKLTQA from the coding sequence ATGTCCGTTGAGCACGCTGCGGTACAACGCGCCGATTTTGACCAGGTAATGGTTCCCAACTACGCGCCAGCCGCTTTCATTCCGGTACGTGGCGCCGGTTCCCGCGTTTGGGACCAGTCTGGCCGCGAGCTGATCGACTTCGCCGGCGGGATTGCGGTTAACGTATTGGGTCACGCCCACCCGGCACTGGTCGGTGCCTTGACCGAGCAAGCGAACAAGCTGTGGCACGTGTCCAACGTGTTCACCAATGAGCCGGCCTTGCGCCTGGCCCATAAGCTGATCGACGCGACCTTTGCCGAGCGCGTGTTCTTCTGCAACTCTGGCGCCGAAGCCAACGAGGCCGCCTTCAAGCTGGCCCGTCGTGTTGCCCACGATCGTTTCGGTTCAGAGAAATACGAAATCATCGCCGCGCTCAACAGCTTCCACGGTCGCACCCTGTTCACCGTGAACGTCGGTGGCCAGTCGAAGTACTCCGACGGTTTCGGTCCGAAAATCACCGGCATCACTCACGTCAAGTTCAACGATCTGGACGCGCTCAAAGCGGCCATTTCCGACAAGACCTGCGCGGTAGTGCTGGAGCCGATCCAGGGCGAAGGCGGCGTATTGCCGGCTGACCTTGCGTACCTGCAAGGCGCCCGCGAGCTGTGCACCCAACACAACGCACTGCTGATTTTCGACGAAGTACAAACCGGTATGGGCCGCAGCGGCGAGCTGTTCGCCTACCAGCATTACGGCGTGACGCCGGACATCCTGACCAGCGCCAAGAGCCTGGGCGGCGGTTTCCCGATCGCGGCGATGCTGACCACCGAAGACCTGGCCAAACACCTGGTCGTCGGCACTCACGGCACCACTTACGGCGGCAACCCGCTGGCGTGCGCCGTCGCTGAAGCGGTGATCGACGTGGTCAACACACCTGAAGTGCTGAATGGCGTCAAAGCCAAGCACGACCTGTTCAAGACTCGCCTGGAGCAGATCGGCGCCAAGTACGGCCTGTTCACTCAAGTGCGTGGCCTGGGCCTGTTGCTCGGTTGCGTCTTGAGCGAGGCCTGGAAAGGCAAGGCCAAGGACGTGTTCAACGCGGCTGAACGTGAAGGCTTGATGATTCTGCAAGCCGGCCCGGACGTGATTCGCTTCGCGCCAAGCCTGGTGGTTGAAGACGCGGACATCGAAGAGGGCCTGGAGCGCTTCGAACGCGCCGTGGCCAAATTGACTCAAGCCTGA
- the astD gene encoding succinylglutamate-semialdehyde dehydrogenase, which translates to MMNSLYIAGEWLAGQGDMFESLNPVTQQVLWSGQGASAAQVESAVQAARQAFPAWAKRSLEDRIGVLEAFAASLKKHADELAHCIGEETGKPLWEAATEVTSMVNKIAISVQSYRERTGEKSGPLGDATAVLRHKPHGVVAVFGPYNFPGHLPNGHIVPALLAGNSVLFKPSELTPKVAELTVKCWIEAGLPAGVLNLLQGARETGIALAANPGIDGLFFTGSSRTGNHLHAQFSGRPDKILALEMGGNNPLVVDQVADLDAAVYTIIQSAFISAGQRCTCARRLLVPQGAWGDTLLARLVAVSATIDVGAFDQQPAPFMGSVVSLAAAKALMDAQEHLLANGAVPLLKMTQPQANAALLTPGILDVSAVANRPDEELFGPLLQVIRYADFEAAIAEANNTQYGLAAGLLSDSEARYQQFWLESRAGIVNWNKQLTGAASSAPFGGVGASGNHRASAYYAADYCAYPVASLETPSLTLPAALTPGVRMS; encoded by the coding sequence ATAATGAATTCGCTATACATCGCCGGTGAATGGCTGGCGGGCCAGGGTGACATGTTCGAATCGCTGAACCCGGTCACCCAGCAAGTGCTGTGGTCGGGGCAGGGCGCCAGCGCTGCTCAGGTCGAAAGCGCCGTGCAAGCCGCACGGCAGGCCTTCCCGGCCTGGGCCAAACGTTCCCTGGAAGATCGCATCGGTGTGCTGGAAGCCTTTGCCGCCAGCCTGAAAAAACACGCTGACGAACTGGCTCACTGCATCGGTGAAGAAACCGGTAAGCCGCTGTGGGAAGCCGCGACTGAAGTGACCAGCATGGTCAACAAGATTGCTATTTCGGTGCAGAGCTACCGCGAGCGTACCGGCGAGAAGAGCGGTCCGCTGGGCGACGCCACTGCCGTGCTGCGCCACAAGCCTCACGGCGTGGTGGCGGTGTTTGGTCCTTACAACTTCCCTGGGCATTTGCCGAACGGTCACATTGTTCCGGCGCTGCTGGCCGGTAACAGTGTGCTGTTCAAGCCAAGCGAGCTGACCCCGAAAGTCGCCGAGCTGACGGTCAAGTGCTGGATCGAAGCCGGCCTGCCTGCTGGCGTGCTGAACCTGCTGCAAGGCGCGCGTGAAACCGGGATCGCCCTGGCGGCCAATCCGGGTATCGACGGTCTGTTCTTTACCGGCTCCAGCCGTACCGGCAACCACCTGCATGCGCAGTTCTCCGGTCGTCCGGACAAGATCCTCGCGCTGGAGATGGGCGGCAACAACCCGCTGGTGGTCGATCAGGTCGCAGACCTCGACGCTGCGGTGTACACCATTATTCAGTCGGCGTTCATTTCTGCCGGTCAGCGTTGCACCTGCGCCCGTCGCTTGCTGGTACCGCAAGGCGCCTGGGGCGACACGCTGCTGGCGCGTCTGGTGGCGGTCAGCGCGACCATTGACGTCGGCGCATTTGATCAGCAACCGGCACCGTTCATGGGCTCGGTGGTTTCGCTGGCCGCTGCCAAGGCACTGATGGATGCGCAAGAACACTTGCTCGCCAACGGCGCCGTGCCGCTGCTGAAAATGACCCAGCCACAGGCCAACGCCGCGTTGCTGACCCCGGGCATTCTTGACGTGAGCGCGGTTGCCAATCGTCCTGACGAAGAGCTGTTCGGCCCGTTGCTGCAAGTGATCCGTTACGCTGATTTCGAGGCGGCGATCGCGGAAGCCAACAACACCCAATACGGTCTGGCGGCAGGTTTGCTGTCGGATTCCGAAGCGCGTTATCAGCAGTTCTGGCTGGAAAGCCGCGCCGGTATCGTCAACTGGAACAAACAGCTGACCGGCGCCGCGAGCAGCGCACCGTTCGGCGGTGTGGGTGCCTCGGGCAACCATCGCGCCAGTGCCTATTACGCCGCGGATTACTGCGCGTACCCGGTGGCCTCGCTGGAAACCCCAAGCCTGACCTTGCCGGCCGCCCTGACCCCAGGCGTGCGGATGTCGTAA